Proteins from one Telopea speciosissima isolate NSW1024214 ecotype Mountain lineage chromosome 1, Tspe_v1, whole genome shotgun sequence genomic window:
- the LOC122657342 gene encoding uncharacterized protein LOC122657342 isoform X2, which yields MAKIKVEVCLISARGLRRSSSLWKLQWFAVGWIDPKNKYCTKIDASGNANPTWKTKFSVLIDDSEPNLEGLTLHVEVYSREPIFLREKLQGTATILLKEFLAKYVRGSGVSKQGGVEEVGSFQLRQQQKSSSKPQGFVDVCIRISEDREGVNLYIGEGEGYGNGKGEGIMLEDPNNIIPTSMEYGPTRPYPSHPYPGQVGQSGNYPQMNVPYTHPMPFPANYQNQSSLGEPSYPSAVGPSYRPPRTPPPPPPPSHVGYLPTFLPRTDPLPENNYLNLPSSGPCPSRTGRPNFAMGAGAGALAAGAVIFGDDFMSGFDFPTGLQDASLIVSVDPPF from the exons ATGGCGAAAATCAAGGTTGAAGTTTGCCTGATCTCTGCTCGTGGGCTCCGGCGTTCCTCGTCACTATGGAAGCTCCAGTGGTTTGCTGTTGGATGGATTGACCCCAAAAACAAATACTGTACCAAGATCGATGCCTCAGGAAATGCAAACCCTACCTGGAAAACCAAGTTCTCTGTCCTCATCGATGACTCGGAACCAAACCTGGAAGGTCTTACCCTGCACGTTGAAGTCTATAGCAGAGAACCCATCTTCCTTAGAGAGAAGCTCCAGGGAACAGCTACCATTCTTTTGAAAGAGTTCTTGGCCAAGTATGTTAGAGGTTCAGGTGTTTCGAAGCAAGGAGGAGTGGAGGAAGTGGGCAGCTTCCAATTACGGCAACAACAGAAGAGTTCCAGCAAGCCTCAAGGATTTGTTGATGTCTGCATTCGGATTTCTGAGGATAGGGAAGGAGTGAATCTGTACATAG gtgaaggtgaaggtTATGGCAATGGTAAAGGAGAAGGAATTATGCTTGAAGATCCCAATAATATCATTCCAACGTCCATGGAATACGGACCAACAAGGCCTTACCCATCTCACCCTTATCCAGGCCAAGTCGGCCAGTCCGGAAATTACCCACAGATGAACGTTCCATACACCCATCCCATGCCCTTCCCTGCAAACTACCAAAACCAATCATCATTGGGTGAACCAAGCTACCCATCAGCAGTTGGGCCAAGTTATCGTCCTCCTCGGacaccgccgccaccaccaccaccttcccACGTCGGTTACTTGCCCACTTTCCTCCCCAGAACAGATCCTTTGCCGGAGAATAATTACTTGAATTTGCCGTCTTCTGGGCCATGCCCTTCCCGAACTGGAAGACCCAACTTTGCAATGGGAGCCGGAGCTGGAGCATTGGCAGCTGGTGCTGTCATCTTTGGTGACGATTTTATGTCAGGGTTTGATTTCCCAACAGGTTTACAAGATGCTAGCCTCATTGTATCAGTTGATCCTCCTTTCTAG
- the LOC122657342 gene encoding uncharacterized protein LOC122657342 isoform X1, whose translation MAKIKVEVCLISARGLRRSSSLWKLQWFAVGWIDPKNKYCTKIDASGNANPTWKTKFSVLIDDSEPNLEGLTLHVEVYSREPIFLREKLQGTATILLKEFLAKYVRGSGVSKQGGVEEVGSFQLRQQQKSSSKPQGFVDVCIRISEDREGVNLYIGEGEGEGYGNGKGEGIMLEDPNNIIPTSMEYGPTRPYPSHPYPGQVGQSGNYPQMNVPYTHPMPFPANYQNQSSLGEPSYPSAVGPSYRPPRTPPPPPPPSHVGYLPTFLPRTDPLPENNYLNLPSSGPCPSRTGRPNFAMGAGAGALAAGAVIFGDDFMSGFDFPTGLQDASLIVSVDPPF comes from the exons ATGGCGAAAATCAAGGTTGAAGTTTGCCTGATCTCTGCTCGTGGGCTCCGGCGTTCCTCGTCACTATGGAAGCTCCAGTGGTTTGCTGTTGGATGGATTGACCCCAAAAACAAATACTGTACCAAGATCGATGCCTCAGGAAATGCAAACCCTACCTGGAAAACCAAGTTCTCTGTCCTCATCGATGACTCGGAACCAAACCTGGAAGGTCTTACCCTGCACGTTGAAGTCTATAGCAGAGAACCCATCTTCCTTAGAGAGAAGCTCCAGGGAACAGCTACCATTCTTTTGAAAGAGTTCTTGGCCAAGTATGTTAGAGGTTCAGGTGTTTCGAAGCAAGGAGGAGTGGAGGAAGTGGGCAGCTTCCAATTACGGCAACAACAGAAGAGTTCCAGCAAGCCTCAAGGATTTGTTGATGTCTGCATTCGGATTTCTGAGGATAGGGAAGGAGTGAATCTGTACATAG gtgaaggtgaaggtgaaggtTATGGCAATGGTAAAGGAGAAGGAATTATGCTTGAAGATCCCAATAATATCATTCCAACGTCCATGGAATACGGACCAACAAGGCCTTACCCATCTCACCCTTATCCAGGCCAAGTCGGCCAGTCCGGAAATTACCCACAGATGAACGTTCCATACACCCATCCCATGCCCTTCCCTGCAAACTACCAAAACCAATCATCATTGGGTGAACCAAGCTACCCATCAGCAGTTGGGCCAAGTTATCGTCCTCCTCGGacaccgccgccaccaccaccaccttcccACGTCGGTTACTTGCCCACTTTCCTCCCCAGAACAGATCCTTTGCCGGAGAATAATTACTTGAATTTGCCGTCTTCTGGGCCATGCCCTTCCCGAACTGGAAGACCCAACTTTGCAATGGGAGCCGGAGCTGGAGCATTGGCAGCTGGTGCTGTCATCTTTGGTGACGATTTTATGTCAGGGTTTGATTTCCCAACAGGTTTACAAGATGCTAGCCTCATTGTATCAGTTGATCCTCCTTTCTAG
- the LOC122657342 gene encoding wiskott-Aldrich syndrome protein homolog isoform X3, whose translation MAKIKVEVCLISARGLRRSSSLWKLQWFAVGWIDPKNKYCTKIDASGNANPTWKTKFSVLIDDSEPNLEGLTLHVEVYSREPIFLREKLQGTATILLKEFLAKYVRGSGVSKQGGVEEVGSFQLRQQQKSSSKPQGFVDVCIRISEDREGVNLYIGEGYGNGKGEGIMLEDPNNIIPTSMEYGPTRPYPSHPYPGQVGQSGNYPQMNVPYTHPMPFPANYQNQSSLGEPSYPSAVGPSYRPPRTPPPPPPPSHVGYLPTFLPRTDPLPENNYLNLPSSGPCPSRTGRPNFAMGAGAGALAAGAVIFGDDFMSGFDFPTGLQDASLIVSVDPPF comes from the exons ATGGCGAAAATCAAGGTTGAAGTTTGCCTGATCTCTGCTCGTGGGCTCCGGCGTTCCTCGTCACTATGGAAGCTCCAGTGGTTTGCTGTTGGATGGATTGACCCCAAAAACAAATACTGTACCAAGATCGATGCCTCAGGAAATGCAAACCCTACCTGGAAAACCAAGTTCTCTGTCCTCATCGATGACTCGGAACCAAACCTGGAAGGTCTTACCCTGCACGTTGAAGTCTATAGCAGAGAACCCATCTTCCTTAGAGAGAAGCTCCAGGGAACAGCTACCATTCTTTTGAAAGAGTTCTTGGCCAAGTATGTTAGAGGTTCAGGTGTTTCGAAGCAAGGAGGAGTGGAGGAAGTGGGCAGCTTCCAATTACGGCAACAACAGAAGAGTTCCAGCAAGCCTCAAGGATTTGTTGATGTCTGCATTCGGATTTCTGAGGATAGGGAAGGAGTGAATCTGTACATAG gtgaaggtTATGGCAATGGTAAAGGAGAAGGAATTATGCTTGAAGATCCCAATAATATCATTCCAACGTCCATGGAATACGGACCAACAAGGCCTTACCCATCTCACCCTTATCCAGGCCAAGTCGGCCAGTCCGGAAATTACCCACAGATGAACGTTCCATACACCCATCCCATGCCCTTCCCTGCAAACTACCAAAACCAATCATCATTGGGTGAACCAAGCTACCCATCAGCAGTTGGGCCAAGTTATCGTCCTCCTCGGacaccgccgccaccaccaccaccttcccACGTCGGTTACTTGCCCACTTTCCTCCCCAGAACAGATCCTTTGCCGGAGAATAATTACTTGAATTTGCCGTCTTCTGGGCCATGCCCTTCCCGAACTGGAAGACCCAACTTTGCAATGGGAGCCGGAGCTGGAGCATTGGCAGCTGGTGCTGTCATCTTTGGTGACGATTTTATGTCAGGGTTTGATTTCCCAACAGGTTTACAAGATGCTAGCCTCATTGTATCAGTTGATCCTCCTTTCTAG
- the LOC122650586 gene encoding uncharacterized N-acetyltransferase ycf52 isoform X1 translates to MLIQSSYALTLASMAIGISGLTLASLCTQISATKNKTQISKRVRPPIFISTNPSHVNLHDLSDLFNSSNFSCHRFPSLDPDGRVEPTDIDKLRIALSHSSVLVSVFCKPQFTSEDGPKDEVTSRKSGFVFGELFERAVPVTESNGQLVGFGRAVSDCGLTASIYDVVVNPSLQGVGIGRMIVRRLVRVLTSRGIYDIVALCSEKQRLFFKACGFGDDILGSTTMMYTRTTSSNSANQMVKGAGRLLLLVPPPREPFSSS, encoded by the exons ATGCTCATCCAGTCATCCTACGCCTTAACTTTGGCTTCAATGGCGATTGGAATAAGTGGTCTTACTCTTGCCTCTTTGTGTACGCAAATCTCTGcgacaaaaaacaaaacccagatCAGTAAGAGAGTCAGACCTCCCATCTTCATCTCCACGAACCCATCTCATGTTAATCTCCATGATCTCAGTGACCTCTTcaactcctccaacttctcatgCCATAGATTCCCAAGCCTTGATCCGGATGGACGGGTCGAACCGACCGATATAGACAAGCTTCGTATCGCTCTATCTCACAGTTCCGTTCTCGTTTCAGTTTTCTGTAAGCCCCAATTCACTTCTGAGGATGGCCCGAAAGACGAAGTGACCTCAAGGAAATCTGGGTTTGTGTTTGGAGAACTATTCGAGAGAGCAGTTCCAGTAACGGAATCGAACGGGCAGTTGGTTGGTTTTGGCCGAGCAGTTTCAGATTGTGGATTGACTGCTTCAATCTACGATGTCGTG GTTAACCCTTCCCTACAGGGAGTTGGAATTGGTCGGATGATTGTTAGAAGGCTTGTAAG GGTACTTACGAGTAGAGGCATTTACGACATAGTGGCCCTCTGCTCTGAAAAACAGAG ATTGTTTTTTAAAGCCTGCGGATTCGGAGATGACATTCTGGGATCCACCACAATGATGTATACCAGGACTACATCAAGTAACAGTGCTAATCAGATGGTTAAAGGAGCTGGTCGACTGCTGTTATTAGTTCCACCACCAAGAGAGCCCTTCTCATCATCTTAA
- the LOC122650586 gene encoding uncharacterized protein LOC122650586 isoform X2 — protein sequence MLIQSSYALTLASMAIGISGLTLASLCTQISATKNKTQISKRVRPPIFISTNPSHVNLHDLSDLFNSSNFSCHRFPSLDPDGRVEPTDIDKLRIALSHSSVLVSVFCKPQFTSEDGPKDEVTSRKSGFVFGELFERAVPVTESNGQLVGFGRAVSDCGLTASIYDVVVNPSLQGVGIGRMIVRRLVRVLTSRGIYDIVALCSEKQRFLHGHGWKV from the exons ATGCTCATCCAGTCATCCTACGCCTTAACTTTGGCTTCAATGGCGATTGGAATAAGTGGTCTTACTCTTGCCTCTTTGTGTACGCAAATCTCTGcgacaaaaaacaaaacccagatCAGTAAGAGAGTCAGACCTCCCATCTTCATCTCCACGAACCCATCTCATGTTAATCTCCATGATCTCAGTGACCTCTTcaactcctccaacttctcatgCCATAGATTCCCAAGCCTTGATCCGGATGGACGGGTCGAACCGACCGATATAGACAAGCTTCGTATCGCTCTATCTCACAGTTCCGTTCTCGTTTCAGTTTTCTGTAAGCCCCAATTCACTTCTGAGGATGGCCCGAAAGACGAAGTGACCTCAAGGAAATCTGGGTTTGTGTTTGGAGAACTATTCGAGAGAGCAGTTCCAGTAACGGAATCGAACGGGCAGTTGGTTGGTTTTGGCCGAGCAGTTTCAGATTGTGGATTGACTGCTTCAATCTACGATGTCGTG GTTAACCCTTCCCTACAGGGAGTTGGAATTGGTCGGATGATTGTTAGAAGGCTTGTAAG GGTACTTACGAGTAGAGGCATTTACGACATAGTGGCCCTCTGCTCTGAAAAACAGAG AT TTCTTCATGGACATGGGTGGAAGGTTTGA